In the Streptomyces sp. f51 genome, one interval contains:
- a CDS encoding APC family permease, with product MTQKSYGVDPPSLRKTLGVLDGIAIAASSTAATTSIGIGLGVTAGVVGLHLPAIMLLAFLPILGIAGAFSRLNKVEPNAGNGYVWVGRSLSPWLGFLVGWVSIVATVAFLAYTTAVTGSAMIQLAGQAGVHEVSGLTLDPGSTAQTTAVGVLILVAVTLTAVTGVRTAARLQAGLLVFEYVVLLGFCGYGIVTGPHPFSLSWFDPFQIPSATALAQGLLLSVFCYWGFEAAFTVNEEVRDPRDASRAGTITLVTMLGLFLLGSVAFQRVLSENELAGHGAEGLAFLGNRLADQPLAALPLVALMFSAVASLQAGVIPTARGMFAMSRDRTLGPVWSKVSARYGTPAAGTLLIGAMAVVVATLSLVIPRLADMIMATVNAVGIVVALSYALIALAAAARFRGLLRENRWEGIRAVVLPALSAVALLGLGGYLAWSFYDSTDHFEVSADNGWFLLLTPTLMVASGFVAGAWAKWGRKSAYFTTGRGTDADAPELLATSG from the coding sequence ATGACGCAGAAGTCGTACGGTGTGGATCCCCCGTCCCTGCGCAAGACGCTGGGTGTGCTGGACGGCATCGCCATCGCCGCCTCCAGCACGGCGGCGACGACCAGCATCGGAATCGGCCTCGGAGTGACGGCGGGGGTGGTCGGGCTGCATCTGCCGGCGATCATGCTGCTGGCCTTCCTGCCGATCCTGGGGATCGCGGGCGCGTTCTCGCGGCTGAACAAGGTCGAGCCCAACGCGGGCAACGGCTATGTGTGGGTGGGCCGTTCACTCAGTCCCTGGCTGGGGTTCCTGGTCGGCTGGGTGAGCATCGTGGCCACCGTGGCGTTCCTCGCGTACACCACGGCGGTGACCGGTTCGGCGATGATCCAGCTCGCCGGGCAGGCGGGCGTGCACGAGGTGTCGGGTCTGACGCTCGATCCGGGCTCGACCGCCCAGACCACGGCGGTGGGCGTCCTGATCCTCGTCGCCGTCACCCTCACCGCGGTCACCGGGGTGAGGACGGCCGCGCGGCTCCAGGCCGGGCTGCTGGTCTTCGAGTACGTCGTCCTGCTGGGCTTCTGCGGATACGGCATCGTCACCGGTCCGCACCCCTTCAGCCTGAGCTGGTTCGACCCGTTCCAGATCCCCTCGGCGACGGCGCTGGCCCAGGGACTGCTGCTGTCGGTGTTCTGCTACTGGGGATTCGAGGCGGCCTTCACCGTGAACGAGGAGGTGCGTGACCCGCGCGACGCCTCGCGGGCCGGGACCATCACGCTGGTGACCATGCTGGGGCTGTTCCTGCTCGGTTCGGTGGCCTTCCAGCGCGTGCTCTCGGAGAACGAGCTGGCCGGGCACGGCGCCGAGGGGCTGGCCTTCCTCGGCAACCGGCTCGCCGACCAGCCGCTGGCCGCGCTGCCCCTGGTGGCCCTGATGTTCTCGGCCGTCGCCTCGCTCCAGGCCGGGGTGATCCCGACGGCGCGCGGGATGTTCGCGATGAGCCGGGACCGTACGCTCGGGCCCGTGTGGTCCAAGGTCAGCGCCCGGTACGGCACCCCGGCGGCCGGCACGCTGCTCATCGGCGCGATGGCGGTGGTGGTGGCCACGCTCTCGCTGGTGATCCCCCGGCTCGCCGACATGATCATGGCGACGGTCAACGCGGTGGGGATCGTCGTGGCGCTGTCGTACGCGCTCATCGCGCTCGCGGCGGCGGCGCGGTTCCGCGGACTGCTGCGCGAGAACCGGTGGGAGGGGATACGGGCCGTGGTCCTGCCCGCCCTGAGCGCCGTGGCGCTGCTCGGCCTCGGCGGCTATCTCGCCTGGTCCTTCTACGACTCGACCGATCACTTCGAGGTCAGCGCGGACAACGGCTGGTTCCTGCTGCTGACGCCGACCCTCATGGTC
- a CDS encoding TetR/AcrR family transcriptional regulator, with protein MTSTHDRVVPPAARRRRRPTKTGVVLSEELIVETALRLLKEHGADALTVRRLGLALGADPSALYRYFRDTDDLLLAIADELIGRTLRAWRPTGDWRADLRDLGLRMHTGSLAHPQAAVLSSYRVTGRVHEIQAVERILGVLRGAGFPDPEAVRIYHAFVDQALAFAALDAASVALPAAAREAEAGVWPALYARLPADSHPNIAATARHLVLDMRHSAYPTALDMLLSAAAARLAEITPGAYAAGPGRGGGPGSE; from the coding sequence ATGACGTCCACGCACGACCGCGTCGTCCCGCCCGCCGCCAGGCGGCGCAGACGCCCCACCAAGACCGGTGTCGTCCTCTCCGAGGAACTGATCGTCGAGACCGCGCTGCGTCTGCTCAAGGAGCACGGCGCCGACGCCCTCACCGTCCGCCGCCTCGGTCTCGCCCTCGGCGCCGACCCCAGCGCCCTGTACCGGTACTTCCGCGACACCGACGACCTGCTGCTCGCCATCGCCGACGAACTCATCGGCCGCACCCTGCGGGCCTGGCGTCCCACGGGGGACTGGCGCGCCGACCTCCGGGATCTCGGCCTGCGCATGCACACCGGGTCCCTGGCCCATCCGCAGGCCGCCGTGCTCAGCTCCTACCGCGTGACCGGCCGGGTCCACGAGATCCAGGCGGTGGAGCGGATCCTCGGGGTGCTCCGCGGCGCCGGATTCCCGGATCCCGAGGCCGTACGGATCTACCACGCCTTCGTCGACCAGGCCCTCGCGTTCGCGGCCCTGGACGCCGCGAGCGTCGCCCTGCCCGCCGCCGCCCGCGAGGCCGAGGCCGGCGTGTGGCCCGCGCTGTACGCCCGGCTGCCCGCGGACAGCCACCCGAACATCGCGGCGACCGCGCGCCATCTCGTGCTCGACATGCGGCACAGCGCCTACCCGACGGCGCTCGACATGCTGCTGAGCGCGGCGGCGGCCCGGCTCGCGGAGATCACGCCGGGCGCGTACGCGGCGGGACCCGGGCGCGGGGGCGGTCCGGGCAGCGAGTGA
- a CDS encoding pyridoxamine 5'-phosphate oxidase family protein — MNPPVRTRKQRKQDTLDRLETDVDTWVSTADSAGGVPRLVPLSYLWDGTTVLLATPAASPTGRNLRATGSVRLGFGPTRDVVMIDGTVRTLEAEELPEGAGDAFAARTGFDPRGLTTHYQYFSVTPVRVQAWREADELSGRDLMRDGAWLVAD; from the coding sequence ATGAACCCGCCCGTCCGCACCCGCAAGCAGCGCAAGCAGGACACGCTCGACCGGCTGGAGACCGACGTCGACACCTGGGTGTCCACCGCCGACAGCGCCGGGGGAGTGCCCCGGCTGGTGCCGCTGTCCTACCTCTGGGACGGAACGACCGTCCTGCTGGCCACCCCCGCCGCCAGTCCCACCGGCCGCAATCTGAGGGCCACGGGCTCGGTACGGCTGGGCTTCGGGCCCACGAGGGACGTGGTCATGATCGACGGCACCGTCCGGACACTCGAAGCCGAGGAACTCCCGGAAGGGGCCGGAGACGCGTTCGCCGCCCGGACCGGATTCGACCCGCGCGGACTCACCACGCACTACCAGTACTTCAGCGTCACTCCGGTGCGGGTGCAGGCCTGGCGCGAGGCCGACGAGCTCTCCGGACGCGACCTCATGCGGGACGGAGCATGGCTGGTCGCCGACTGA
- a CDS encoding DUF4235 domain-containing protein, with translation MSNKQKKRKLSLAYKPIGFVLSWAGGALAGVAFQKTWMAIRHEEDAPDALDRDRGWGEVLLAAALQGAIFAVVRSAVDRSGAKAIERSTGVWPSPDKSGRD, from the coding sequence GTGTCGAACAAGCAGAAGAAGCGCAAACTGTCCCTGGCGTACAAGCCGATCGGCTTCGTGCTGAGCTGGGCCGGAGGTGCCCTCGCGGGTGTCGCCTTCCAGAAGACCTGGATGGCGATACGTCATGAGGAGGACGCTCCCGACGCCCTGGACCGGGACCGGGGCTGGGGCGAGGTGCTGCTCGCCGCCGCTCTCCAGGGCGCGATCTTCGCCGTCGTGCGCAGCGCGGTGGACCGCTCGGGCGCGAAGGCCATCGAACGGTCCACGGGCGTGTGGCCCTCCCCGGACAAGTCCGGCCGCGACTGA
- a CDS encoding cation diffusion facilitator family transporter, giving the protein MRARGKPAGVTGQEATQPAEGADRADRAPAARGRRRKDDGSDGSDSRTRVTVIVALGANLLIAVAKAVGGLISGSPALLSEAAHSVADSLNEVFLLAALRRSRRPADRRHPFGYGKERFFWSLLAAVGIFVMGGCFSFFQGFEALRNGADESFGGYMTGIAVLVVALLAEGASLLRALVQARGKAGDGMRDPALRTVVAEDGTAVLGVTLAIVGMVLHMVTGQVVWEACASFAIGLLLVCIAFWLGSDAREQLIGRAVDEEQSGRIRELLKAQPEIDSVEALLTMELGLDSTLVAARIDLVPGLDSEEVEEVAVRIKRSVAHTFPEADQIFLDVTDAGAARAAARRGGSVAGDVSETGRPTTGSPAATGERGGA; this is encoded by the coding sequence GTGCGGGCCCGAGGGAAACCGGCCGGTGTGACTGGTCAAGAGGCGACACAACCGGCGGAAGGGGCCGATCGCGCCGATCGTGCCCCGGCGGCGCGAGGGCGGCGGCGGAAGGACGACGGATCGGACGGCTCCGACAGCAGGACCAGGGTCACCGTGATCGTGGCGCTCGGCGCCAATCTGCTGATCGCCGTGGCCAAGGCGGTGGGCGGCCTGATCTCGGGATCGCCCGCGCTCCTCTCCGAGGCCGCGCACTCCGTGGCGGACAGCCTGAACGAGGTGTTCCTGCTGGCGGCGCTGCGCCGCAGCCGCCGTCCTGCCGACCGGCGGCACCCGTTCGGCTACGGCAAGGAACGGTTCTTCTGGTCACTGCTCGCGGCCGTCGGCATCTTCGTCATGGGCGGCTGCTTCTCCTTCTTCCAGGGCTTCGAGGCACTCCGCAACGGCGCCGACGAATCGTTCGGCGGCTATATGACGGGGATCGCGGTGCTCGTCGTGGCCCTGCTCGCGGAGGGCGCCTCGCTGCTGCGGGCCCTCGTCCAGGCCCGGGGCAAGGCGGGCGACGGCATGCGCGACCCGGCGCTGCGGACGGTCGTCGCCGAGGACGGCACCGCCGTGCTGGGCGTGACCCTCGCGATCGTCGGCATGGTGCTCCACATGGTCACGGGCCAGGTGGTGTGGGAGGCCTGCGCGTCCTTCGCCATCGGACTGCTGCTGGTGTGCATCGCCTTCTGGCTCGGCAGCGACGCCCGCGAACAGCTCATCGGGCGGGCCGTCGACGAGGAGCAGAGCGGCCGGATCCGCGAACTGCTGAAGGCGCAGCCCGAGATCGACAGCGTCGAGGCGCTGCTGACCATGGAGCTGGGCCTCGATTCCACCCTGGTGGCCGCCCGGATCGACCTGGTCCCCGGGCTCGACAGCGAGGAGGTCGAGGAGGTCGCCGTCCGCATCAAGCGCTCCGTCGCCCACACCTTCCCCGAGGCCGACCAGATCTTCCTCGACGTGACCGACGCGGGAGCGGCACGGGCCGCCGCGCGCCGCGGCGGGAGCGTGGCCGGCGACGTCTCCGAGACAGGCCGCCCGACGACGGGAAGCCCCGCCGCGACGGGGGAGCGCGGCGGGGCCTGA
- a CDS encoding nitroreductase family deazaflavin-dependent oxidoreductase, protein MPLEGEYEPSPTQWVREQVELYESSGGTKGNTLMDTGMPVIILTTRGAKSGKIRKTPLMRVEHDGRYAVVASLGGAPKHPVWYYNVTSDPRVELQDGPERKEFTAREITGAEKEQWWERAVAAYPPYADYQKKTDRVIPVFVLEPAG, encoded by the coding sequence ATGCCACTTGAGGGCGAGTACGAGCCCAGCCCCACGCAGTGGGTCCGGGAACAGGTGGAGTTGTACGAGAGTTCCGGCGGGACCAAGGGGAACACCCTGATGGACACCGGGATGCCCGTCATCATTCTCACGACACGCGGTGCCAAGAGCGGCAAGATCCGCAAGACCCCGCTGATGCGCGTGGAGCACGACGGACGGTACGCCGTGGTCGCGTCGCTCGGCGGCGCCCCCAAGCACCCGGTCTGGTATTACAACGTCACCTCCGACCCCCGCGTCGAGCTCCAGGACGGGCCGGAGCGCAAGGAGTTCACGGCCCGGGAGATCACGGGCGCGGAGAAGGAGCAGTGGTGGGAGCGGGCGGTCGCCGCGTATCCCCCGTACGCCGACTACCAGAAGAAGACCGACCGGGTGATCCCCGTCTTCGTCCTGGAGCCCGCCGGCTGA
- a CDS encoding LysE family transporter, protein MTAALVAGLLAGYGIAMPVGAVATYLVSLTARTSLRIGASAALGVATADGLYALAAALGGAALAAALQPVMLPLSRASALVLAVLAVRGSIGAVRTYRERLLAERTGQDPPHPGRAYLTLLGITLLNPTTVVYFAALVLGSGTTEAVRPLEQGVFVLAAFAASASWQLLIAGGGALLGRTLTGHRGRLVTGLVSSGVIMLLAVRILVAPS, encoded by the coding sequence GTGACCGCCGCGCTCGTCGCGGGGCTTCTCGCGGGCTATGGCATCGCCATGCCCGTCGGAGCGGTCGCGACCTACCTCGTCTCCCTCACCGCCCGTACGTCCCTGCGGATCGGCGCCTCGGCGGCGCTGGGCGTCGCGACGGCCGACGGACTGTACGCGCTGGCCGCGGCCCTCGGGGGCGCCGCCCTCGCCGCGGCGCTCCAGCCGGTGATGCTCCCGCTGAGCCGGGCCTCCGCGCTCGTCCTCGCCGTGCTGGCCGTCCGGGGCTCGATCGGCGCGGTCCGCACGTACCGCGAACGCCTGCTCGCCGAGCGGACCGGACAGGATCCACCGCACCCGGGCCGGGCCTACCTGACCCTGCTGGGCATCACCCTGCTCAACCCCACCACCGTCGTCTACTTCGCCGCGCTGGTGCTCGGCAGCGGGACGACCGAGGCGGTACGTCCGCTGGAACAGGGGGTGTTCGTCCTCGCCGCGTTCGCCGCGTCGGCGAGCTGGCAGCTCCTGATCGCCGGCGGCGGCGCCCTGCTCGGCCGGACGCTGACCGGGCACCGGGGACGGCTGGTCACGGGGCTCGTGTCGAGCGGTGTGATCATGCTGCTGGCCGTACGGATCCTGGTGGCACCGTCATGA